The Streptomyces sp. HUAS MG91 sequence ACCGCCACGCACTGCTCCAAGGACGCGGCACCGGCGGAACCCGGCACGGGCTCACTTTCGACCGCTTCCGATGGACATCGGGGACGCTGTCGAAAGTGCTGCGGTCCCCCTCGCTGATGGGTCACCGCGTCCACCAGGGACGGACAGTCCTCGACGGGGACGGCCGCCCCGTTCTGATCGGTGCGCCTGTGCTGGACGAAGGCACGTTCCGCACCCTTCAGGACCTCTTGACGATCCGGTCCAACGGAACGCGGCGGACGCGTCGCCCGACCTCCGCGCTTCTCACCCGCGTCGCACATTGCGCCGGGTGCGGCGGCCGTATGTACTACCGGGCCCGCAAGCCGTACCCCTACGGCGACTACGTCTGCGCGGCTCCGGCGAAGGGACTGCGGTGTCCGGCGGCGGCCGCCATGAGGTCGGACTGGCTGGAGGGCTACACAGTGGAGAGCTACCGCGCCGCAACAGGCACTCGCGGCCCCGTCAGCCGCGCGGACCTGTTGGCCGCCGGAGCGCGTGTCACCGTTTCCAAGGGCCGCTGCGGCGGAGACACGACCCGGCCGACAGGACCGGACACCTCGCGTCTGGCGTTCACGATGGACGAGGCTCCGTCTTCGGCGGTCTGACGGAAATGGTCGGGCGGGGCGAGCATTCGGGGCGCTCCGCCCGCCGGTACACCTAGCGGTCGAACACAACCGTCACCGGGGCGTGGTCCGACCAGCGCTCGGCGTGCGTGGCCGCCCGCTCCACAAATGCCTTGCGCGCCTTGGCAGCCAGGCCGGAGGTCGACACCACGAGATCAATTCTCCATCCCGCGTCGTTGTCGAAGGCCCGCCCCCGGTACGACCACCACGAGTACGGCCCCTCCACATCCGGGTGCAGGGCGCGGACCACGTCGACGTAGCCGCCGTCGGTCGCGTCGAGGACACGGCCCAGCCACTCGCGCTCCTCGGGCAGGAAGCCGGAGTTCTTCTTGTTGGCCTTCCAGGTCTTGAGGTCGGCCTCCTGGTGGGCGATGTTCCAGTCGCCGCAGACGACGACCTCGCGGCCGTCGGCGGCGGCGCGCTCGCGCAGGCCCTTCAGGTAGGCGTGGAACTCGCCCATGAAGCGGATCTTCTCGTCCTGCCGCTCGGTGCCGACCTCGCCGGAGGGCAGGTAGAGGGAGGCGACGGTGACGCCGGGCAGATCCACTTCCACGTACCGCCCGCTGCCGTCGAACTCGGCCGACCCGAACCCGATCCGCACCCGCTCCGGCTCGCGCCGCGTGTAGAGGGAGACGCCGGCCCGGCCCTTGGCGGCGGCCGGGGCGTGCACGACGTGCCAGCCCTCGGGCTCGCGGACCTCGTCGGGCAGCTGGTGCGGTTCGGCGCGCACTTCCTGGAGGCACAGGACATCGGCGGAGGTCTCGGCGAGCCACTCCACGAAGCCCTTCTTGGCGGCGGCCCGCAGCCCGTTCACGTTCACACTGGTCACAGTCAGCACCCGGCCACGGTACCGGCACACTGGACGGATCAGCCGCAACCGCATCAGCATAGAGTTACGATGGAACGTATGAGTATCCAGTCCGCGCCGTCCGTCCCCACCGCCGGGATCACCCTGCGCACGGTCTCCTTCGGCCACCCCGACGCGGTCGCCCTCAACGACCGCGTACAGCTCGAATACGCGGAGCGCTACGGCGACGAGGGCGATGTCACACCCCTCGACCCGACGATGTTCGACGCCCCGCGCGGGCACTACCTGATCGCCTACGACGCGGCGGGCGTCCCGCTGGCCACCGGCGGCTGGCGCACGCAGGACGAGAACGACGAGGGGTACGCGGACGGGGACGCGGAGCTGAAGCGGATGTACGTCACGCCGGAGGCCCGGGGTCTCGGGCTGGCCCGCCGCATCTTGGCCGCCCTGGAGGAGGACGCCCGCGCGGCGGGCCGTACCCGCATGGTGCTCGAGACCGGGACCAAGCAGCCCGAGGCCATAGCCCTGTACCTGTCGAGCGGGTACGAGCCGTGCGCCAAGTTCGGGCACTACCGGTTCGAGGAGCTCAGCCGCTGCTACGCCAAGCCCCTCGGAGGCTGAGCGTCACAGCAGTCCCGGGCGCCGCCACTCGGTGCCGAGGGTGTGGTGGTCGATGAAGTTCAGGAACGTCTCGTACCAGACCTTGATGTGACCCGGCGAGAGGATCCAGTGGTTCTCGTCGGGGAAGTAGAGGAACTTCGCCGGGACTTCGAACCGCTGGAGGTCCTGGAAGAGCGCCGAGCCCTGGCCGACGGGCACGCGGTAGTCCTTGGCGCCGTGGATGACCAGCATCGGCGTGCGGATCTTCGCGGCGTTCTCGTACGGGGAGTCGGCCTCGTACCGCTCGGGGCGGGTCAGCGGGTCGCCGAAGATCCGCTGGAAGTACCAGGGGACGTCGGTGTCGCCCTGGAACATGCGGATGTCCCACAGGCCCGCGTGGCTGACGATCGCCCTGAACCGGTCGGTGCCGGTGGCGACCCGGTTGGCCATGTAACCGCCGTAGGAACCGCCGGCCAGCGCCGTGCGCCCGGAGTCGATGTCGTCGCGGCCCTCGGCGGCATCGGTCAGCGCCATCACGTCGTCGTAGGGGCGCCCGCCCCACTGGCCCCAGCCGCGCTCGTGGTTGCGCTGCCCGTAGCCGGTCGACAGGGCCGGGTCCGGCAGCAGCACCGCGTACCCGCGCGCGGCGAACGGCCACGGGTTCCACCGCCAGGTCCAGGCGTTCCAGCTGCCCTGCGGTCCGCCGTGCACGGAGACGAGCAGCGGCGCGGGCCGCTCGGCGGACGCCCCCTCGGGCAGCACGAGCCAGCCGCGCACCCGGAACCCGTCGTCCGCCTCGACGTGCACCTCGGTGAGGGTGCCGGGCAGTTCGCCGACGCCGCCCGGGGCGGGCAGTTCGGCGGGCGTCTGGTCGGCCGTCGCGGCGTCCAGGCGGACCGGGCGCGGCGGGGAGTCGATCGCGTTGCGCAGGGCGTACAGGGTGCGGCCGTCGGGGGCCACGCACAGCGATCCGTACGCGCCGGAGGCGGTGAGCCGGGTGACGGTGCCGTCGGGGTCGCGGCGGAAGACGGGGCGGTGGCCCTTCTCGTCGGCCGTGAAGAAGAGGGTGTCGTCGGCCGGTGAACAGACGGCGCCGCCGGGCCAGTTGTCGAAGCCGGGGAGCAGGTCGCTGACCTCGCCGTCGGCCAGGTCGATGCGGACGAGCGTGCCGTCCCAGGGTTCGTCGTACGTGGGGTAGAACATCCGGCTGCACACGACGGCCGTGCCGTCACCGGTGAAGACGGGCGCCTCGTAGAGGTGTTCCAGGTCGCCGAGGACGTGCAACTGCTTGCCGGTGGTCGCGTCGGCGATCACCACGGCGGTGCGGTTCTCGTCGGGGACCCGGCCGGTGACGAACCGGGTGTACGCCACGCGCGTACCGTCCGGCGACAGCGCCACGTCCCCGGCGTCCTCGATGCCGGCGCCCTGGCCGCCGGCGTCGACCGGGGCCGCGTCGGCGGTGGCGCGGACGAAGACGTGCGGGTCCTCGGGGCCGAGGTCGTGGTCCCAGGCGCGGGTCGGCCCGGACTCGTAGAGGATCGCGGTGACCTTCGCGTCCTTGCGTTCCTTGCGGAGCCTGTCGTGCGTCTCGGCGTCGGCGGCGCCGGGCAGCAGTCCGCCGACGTGGCCGAGCGCGCCGGAGTCGCGGGCGACGGTGTACCCGGCGATGCCGCCCGGGTGCCGGGCGACGACGGCGGCCTCGCCGCGCGGGGGCAGTGCCCACAGCGCGGGCCCCTCGTGCTCGCCCTCGGCGTCGTCGATGTCACCGGGCCGGCCGGACAGGAAGTGGAGCGTTCCGTCCGGGCCGAACGCGGGCCCGGACTCGCCCTTGTCGGACCGGGTCAGCCGGACCGCATCGCGCGCGCCGGCCGGGTCGATCTCCCACAGCCCGGAGACGAAGCGGGTGCCGTCGCCGGAGAGGTTCTGCACGGCGGCGACCAGCCGGCCGCCGTCGGCGGACAGGGCGAGGGAGTTGACGCGGGGCAGGGCGAGGAAGGTCGACAGATCGTGAAAGGCGGAGGCGCCACCGGAGGTCTCAGGGGTGTCAGGGGTCTCAGGCATGGTGGCGATTGTCGCGCGCGAATGCCGTGCGGAACAGGGGATT is a genomic window containing:
- a CDS encoding exodeoxyribonuclease III, with protein sequence MCRYRGRVLTVTSVNVNGLRAAAKKGFVEWLAETSADVLCLQEVRAEPHQLPDEVREPEGWHVVHAPAAAKGRAGVSLYTRREPERVRIGFGSAEFDGSGRYVEVDLPGVTVASLYLPSGEVGTERQDEKIRFMGEFHAYLKGLRERAAADGREVVVCGDWNIAHQEADLKTWKANKKNSGFLPEEREWLGRVLDATDGGYVDVVRALHPDVEGPYSWWSYRGRAFDNDAGWRIDLVVSTSGLAAKARKAFVERAATHAERWSDHAPVTVVFDR
- a CDS encoding GNAT family N-acetyltransferase; protein product: MSIQSAPSVPTAGITLRTVSFGHPDAVALNDRVQLEYAERYGDEGDVTPLDPTMFDAPRGHYLIAYDAAGVPLATGGWRTQDENDEGYADGDAELKRMYVTPEARGLGLARRILAALEEDARAAGRTRMVLETGTKQPEAIALYLSSGYEPCAKFGHYRFEELSRCYAKPLGG
- a CDS encoding S9 family peptidase, translated to MPETPDTPETSGGASAFHDLSTFLALPRVNSLALSADGGRLVAAVQNLSGDGTRFVSGLWEIDPAGARDAVRLTRSDKGESGPAFGPDGTLHFLSGRPGDIDDAEGEHEGPALWALPPRGEAAVVARHPGGIAGYTVARDSGALGHVGGLLPGAADAETHDRLRKERKDAKVTAILYESGPTRAWDHDLGPEDPHVFVRATADAAPVDAGGQGAGIEDAGDVALSPDGTRVAYTRFVTGRVPDENRTAVVIADATTGKQLHVLGDLEHLYEAPVFTGDGTAVVCSRMFYPTYDEPWDGTLVRIDLADGEVSDLLPGFDNWPGGAVCSPADDTLFFTADEKGHRPVFRRDPDGTVTRLTASGAYGSLCVAPDGRTLYALRNAIDSPPRPVRLDAATADQTPAELPAPGGVGELPGTLTEVHVEADDGFRVRGWLVLPEGASAERPAPLLVSVHGGPQGSWNAWTWRWNPWPFAARGYAVLLPDPALSTGYGQRNHERGWGQWGGRPYDDVMALTDAAEGRDDIDSGRTALAGGSYGGYMANRVATGTDRFRAIVSHAGLWDIRMFQGDTDVPWYFQRIFGDPLTRPERYEADSPYENAAKIRTPMLVIHGAKDYRVPVGQGSALFQDLQRFEVPAKFLYFPDENHWILSPGHIKVWYETFLNFIDHHTLGTEWRRPGLL